In Primulina huaijiensis isolate GDHJ02 unplaced genomic scaffold, ASM1229523v2 scaffold200570, whole genome shotgun sequence, a genomic segment contains:
- the LOC140966171 gene encoding uncharacterized protein — translation MGHMRGRTGGMGFRGLVGNGNGFVQGIGATPPMLHPQAMMGQGFDPAFGGPMGRMGGYGGFPGAPAAPFSGMMSSFGPVGNVGLPGVAPHVNPAFFGRGMPMNGMGMMPNPGVEGPNMMMWSDPNVGGWAGEDPGGRVQESSYGEEAASDHQYGEGSQERGPWP, via the coding sequence GGTTTTCGTGGCCTAGTGGGTAATGGTAATGGATTTGTGCAGGGGATCGGTGCTACACCTCCAATGTTGCATCCTCAAGCAATGATGGGCCAAGGTTTTGATCCTGCTTTCGGAGGCCCAATGGGCCGAATGGGTGGTTATGGAGGCTTTCCCGGTGCTCCTGCGGCACCCTTTTCAGGAATGATGTCTTCATTTGGACCTGTTGGAAATGTTGGTTTGCCTGGTGTTGCTCCCCATGTTAACCCTGCATTTTTTGGGAGAGGAATGCCCATGAATGGCATGGGTATGATGCCTAATCCTGGTGTTGAGGGGCCAAATATGATGATGTGGTCAGATCCTAATGTTGGAGGATGGGCTGGTGAGGATCCTGGAGGGAGAGTTCAAGAGTCTAGCTATGGGGAAGAAGCTGCATCTGACCATCAGTATGGAGAAGGAAGTCAAGAGAGAGGGCCATGGCCA